One Pochonia chlamydosporia 170 chromosome 5, whole genome shotgun sequence DNA segment encodes these proteins:
- a CDS encoding PRO41 protein (similar to Metarhizium robertsii ARSEF 23 XP_007816323.1), protein MGRLIKNHWGRLIILTAAAYQVAAAIEGFIWPKIFWDFLTKNLDPAVKPIPILQSINLIFGLGMFALEWPLSFIAGSSLHRSLEFRLAILPLTALASILMYQSTNPAIYYVIGMIVYFVAYSEGEMICAKPWTLPQRGMNGPGMRA, encoded by the exons ATGGGCAGACTTATCAAGAACCACTGGGGTCGACTCATCATTCTCACCGCCGCAGCTT ATCAagttgctgccgccattgAAGGGTTCATTTGGCCCAAGATCTTTTGGGATTTCCTCACCAAGAACCTAGACCCAGCAGTGAAGCCAATTCCTATCCTGCAGAGTATCAACCTCATCTTCGGCCTCGGCATGTTTGCTCTTGAGTGGCCCTTGAGTTTTATTGCCGGATCAAGCCTCCACCGATCTCTGGAGTTTCGACTTGCCATCCTGCCACTAACGGCACTCGCCTCAATCTTGATGTACCAATCCACCAACCCGGCAATCTACTATGTGATTGGAATGATAGTGTACTTTGTGGCGTATAGTGAAGGCGAG ATGATTTGCGCAAAGCCGTGGACCTTGCCGCAAAGGGGCATGAATGGGCCAGGAATGCGGGCATAA
- a CDS encoding kinetochore component CENP-S domain-containing protein, with protein MAEEDDRERLKSALWFAVGQIVDEECLRRNRNATPQFIGALTEMVWTQIENVAIDLESFANHASRPNITTEDVLLLARKNPDLQQIMGDFVNERKGVREAKMGKSKSAGRRR; from the exons AtggccgaagaagatgaccgCGAA CGCCTCAAATCAGCCCTCTGGTTCGCCGTCGGCCAAATCGTCGACGAAGAATGCCTCCGTCGAAACCGCAACGCAACACCCCAATTCATCGGCGCCCTCACAGAAATGGTCTGGACGCAAATAG AAAACGTGGCCATCGACCTCGAAAGCTTTGCCAACCACGCGTCCCGGCcaaacatcaccaccgaAGACGTCCTCCTGCTGGCGAGGAAGAATCCCGACCTGCAGCAGATTATGGGGGATTTTGTGAATGAGAGGAAGGGGGTTAGGGAGGCGAAGATGGGGAAGAGTAAATCTGCGGGGAGACGGCGATGA
- a CDS encoding serine family amino acid catabolism-related protein (similar to Cordyceps militaris CM01 XP_006666615.1), translating into MGSLGPEPKVPWNKTPCVLSPQLTRVAGCNIYLKLDNLQPSGSFKSRGIGNLMTRAANNSAGDVHFYCSSGGNAGLACATSAVALQRPATIVIPLTTSEMMKNKLLDLGVEVHQTGKNLAAADEYLRTELLAKDPHGVYVPPFDHPHVWDGASTIIPELREQMDEPIDAIVCSVGGGGLFNGLMQGIEDFPWSGSKPEVVGVETLGADSMNASLKANAHITLPEITSIATSLGCSRVSAETWKWCQYPNTHSLVVSDADAAISCVRFADDARHLVEVSCGAALATVYKGDLRERLGRGLTDAEWAQKNIVIIVCGGSGVTLGILDQYVREYGNKTTIKI; encoded by the exons ATGGGTTCTCTCGGTCCTGAGCCTAAGGTCCCCTGGAACAAGACTCCTTGTGTCTTGAGCCCTCAACTTACTCGTGTTGCAGGATG CAACATCTACCTAAAGCTGGATAACCTCCAGCCTAGTGGTTCCTTCAAGTCCCGTGGAATCGGAAACCTCATGACCCGTGCCGCCAACAACAGTGCTGGCGATGTACACTTTTACTGTTCATCTGGAGGCAACGCCGGCCTTGCCTGTGCCACTTCCGCCGTTGCTCTTCAGCGCCCTGCGACGATTGTCATTCCACTGACGACTTcggagatgatgaagaataaGCTCTTggatcttggtgttgaagtgCACCAAACGGGAAAGAACTTGGCCGCCGCCGACGAGTATCTGCGCACAGAACTTCTCGCCAAGGACCCCCATGGAGTCTATGTCCCTCCATTTGACCATCCTCATGTCTGGGACGGTGCTTCTACCATCATCCCTGAGCTCCGGGAGCAGATGGACGAGCcaattgatgccattgtctGCAGtgttggcggtggcggcTTGTTCAACGGTCTTATGCAGGGCATCGAGGACTTCCCTTGGTCAGGTTCCAAACCCGAGGTTGTTGGCGTCGAGACTCTTGGTGCCGACAGCATGAATGCTTCGCTCAAGGCCAACGCTCACATTACACTTCCCGAGATCACATCCATTGCTACCTCTCTGGGCTGCTCCCGCGTCTCCGCTGAGACGTGGAAGTGGTGCCAATACCCCAACACTCACAGCCTGGTCGTCTCAGACGCTGATGCAGCCATCAGCTGCGTCCGCTTCGCCGATGATGCCCGTCACCTTGTTGAGGTTTCTTGCGGCGCCGCTCTGGCCACTGTCTACAAGGGTGACCTACGAGAACGCCTGGGCCGTGGTCTCACTGACGCCGAATGGGCCCAGAAGaacattgtcatcatcgtatGTGGTGGCTCTGGGGTCACATTGGGCATTCTTGACCAATACGTACGGGAGTACGGAAACAAGACCACCATCAAGATCTGA
- a CDS encoding DNA polymerase subunit delta-2 (similar to Verticillium alfalfae VaMs.102 XP_003007223.1) — MVTLDEVSHLIPKSASDGATTTLERVADSYKPLPSFELDKQRSYKQQYGDMYFLRLTKIKPAVEQVASTAWEGTVIGGEEVKKVERVLDVRQGELCWVAGTVYMDMPLKPNILEDVSKDRWISAPISTQQTYFSHDGSDQTMLEDDSGRIRLVGDLLQSIPLVTGCIIAVMGTENSSGEFEVIDLKFPDLPAQPDRWALSKKPSTNGHGKRKQIKDEDEDEEMTDVSSRSKKIAIVSGLSFSNTDASHAIELNLLQEYLLGEALASTDQEEVASISRLIIAGNSISTTTERKEEEVEKKGSKKYGYDASSYNAVPSQLFDEFVSVLLPSMPVTLLPGAQDPANASYPQQPIHMAMFPRARAYGPEPANSKEPGWFDAVTNPWEAEIEGWRVLGTGGQNVDDVCKYVDSDDRLGMMEAMCRWRCCAPTAPDTLWSYPFQEDDPFVMSTCPHLYFVGCQPEFSTKTIAGPEGQSVRLVTVPSFAETKELVLVDMETMEVELVGFGKKR, encoded by the exons ATGGTGACCCTCGACGAGGTatcccatctcatccccaAATCCGCATC TGATGGcgcaaccaccaccctcGAACGAGTCGCCGATTCATACAAGCCCCTCCCCTCCTTCGAACTCGACAAACAACGGTCCTACAAGCAGCAATATGGCGACATGTACTTCCTCCGTCTCACCAAGATCAAGCCCGCCGTAGAGCAAGTCGCATCAACCGCTTGGGAAGGAACCGTCatcggcggcgaggaagtgAAAAAAGTCGAACGAGTCCTTGACGTCCGCCAAGGCGAGCTTTGCTGGGTCGCGGGCACAGTATACATGGATATGCCGCTCAAGCCTAACATTCTAGAAGATGTGTCCAAAGAC CGGTGGATTTCCGCCCCCATATCAACCCAGCAGACCTACTTCTCCCACGACGGCTCCGACCAAACCATGCTGGAAGACGACTCCGGCCGCATCCGTCTAGTAGGAGACCTGTTACAGAGCATCCCCCTCGTAACGGGGTGCATAATCGCCGTCATGGGCACCGAAAACAGCAGCGGTGAATTCGAAGTCATCGACCTCAAGTTCCCCGACCTCCCCGCCCAACCCGACCGATGGGCCCTCTCCAAGAAACCCAGCACAAACGGCCACGGCAAGCGGAAACAAAtcaaagacgaggatgaggacgaggaaaTGACGGACGTCTCATCGCGCAGCAAAAAAATCGCCATCGTATCAGGactctccttctccaacacGGACGCCTCTCATGCCATCGAACTCAACCTCCTACAAGAATACCTCCTCGGCGAGGCACTCGCCTCGACTGACCAGGAAGAAGTCGCATCCATAAGCAGGCTCATCATTGCTGGAAACTCCATCTCCACTACAACGGAGCGcaaagaagaggaagtcgagaagaagggcagcaAAAAGTACGGCTACGACGCAAGTTCCTACAATGCCGTCCCGTCACAGCTCTTCGACGAGTTCGTCAGTGTGTTGCTGCCTTCTATGCCGGTTACGCTTCTCCCGGGGGCGCAGGATCCCGCCAACGCAAGCTACCCCCAGCAACCTATCCACATGGCCATGTTCCCTCGCGCAAGGGCATATGGTCCTGAGCCGGCCAATTCCAAGGAACCGGGGTGGTTTGACGCGGTCACGAATCCGTGGGAGGCGGAGATCGAGGGGTGGAGGGTCCTGGGTACGGGGGGCCAGAACGTAGATGATGTGTGCAAGTATGTGGATAGTGATGATAGACTGGGCATGATGGAGGCCATGTGTAGATGGAGGTGTTGCGCGCCAACCGCCCCTGATACATTGT GGAGCTATCCGTTTCAGGAAGACGATCCTTTTGTCATGAGTACGTGTCCGCATTTGTATTTTGTGGGTTGCCAGCCTGAGTTTTCGACAAAGACGATTGCTGGACCCGAGGGCCAATCCGTCAGACTAGTTACTGTGCCGTCATTCGCGGAGACAAAGGAGCTGGTGCTTGTTGATATGGAAACGATGGAGGTAGAGTTGGTTGGGTTTGGGAAGAAGAGATAA
- a CDS encoding GCN5-related N-acetyltransferase (GNAT) domain-containing protein (similar to Metarhizium robertsii ARSEF 23 XP_007816318.1): protein MPPSDAPWTSSSPDATGRKLIQLPLPVLDALGNSQLEKARTLSNLPLTPYIATECARVWRRRAGQLRANPDDAPWVTRLLVTADGTVVGRAGFHGIPDSEGMVEVGYSVDPQYRRQGHARAALRIMIDVAKSVPSVRKVRATVAPGNVASRALVDSFGFVEVGEQWDEEDGLEIVLEIES from the coding sequence ATGCCCCCTTCAGACGCACCATGgacatcatcatctccagACGCCACCGGCCGAAAATTAATACAGCTCCCTCTCCCTGTGCTAGACGCCCTCGGCAACAGTCAGCTTGAAAAAGCTCGCACCCTGTCAAACCTACCGCTCACGCCGTACATCGCCACCGAATGCGCAAGAGTATGGAGAAGGCGGGCAGGCCAACTACGTGCAAACCCAGATGACGCACCATGGGTCACTCGGCTACTAGTAACTGCGGATGGCACAGTTGTAGGACGAGCCGGGTTTCACGGGATACCTGACAGCGAGGGAATGGTCGAAGTAGGCTACTCGGTTGATCCACAGTACCGGAGACAAGGACACGCCCGTGCCGCTCTGAGGATTATGATTGATGTAGCGAAGAGTGTACCAAGTGTTAGGAAAGTGCGAGCGACAGTTGCGCCGGGTAATGTAGCTAGTAGGGCTTTGGTTGACAGCTTTGGATTTGTAGAGGTTGGGGAGCagtgggatgaggaggatgggcTGGAGATTGTCCTTGAGATTGAGtcgtga
- a CDS encoding repressible acid phosphatase (similar to Magnaporthe oryzae 70-15 XP_003709813.1), producing the protein MKSAKLLVSSAIVATTTAMQFQTLYSTYSFNPLEHLAGIAPYYEPADPPRDPKPPQGCTVTRAAYLVRHAAINANDFDFEEYLEPFLHKLGNATVDWSKIPQLAFLANWEAPSFGEQELLTRTGKVEAAQLGLSISYRYPKLRLPQRVWASTAERTVQSARGFVRGLEMDDNTINVVEIPEGKKAGADSLTPYKSCSRYAADAGSKQQSTYIKTYTAPIIARLKSLAPGFNFTSDDVTAMQAMCGYDTVIRGSSPFCSTELFTPDEWLQFEYGQDIQYHYNTGYGSPYSGVIGFPWLNRTLDLLSAGSSAQDLYVSFSHRELPPTVLVAMGLFNNSAFSGGNDVNATMPLDQINYNRAWISSRILPFLTNIAIERMNCTSNGGHATTEDKSSSSGSSTTSTYYRVLLNQSPQVLPGCFDGPGQSCSADGLKKFLRQRESMFQGYSKVCGNSYDNSTDSISFYTNSNNGTVVGK; encoded by the coding sequence ATGAAGTCGGCCAAACTTCTCGTTTCCTCTGCTATCGTCGCAACAACCACGGCCATGCAGTTCCAGACCCTTTACTCAACATACTCTTTTAATCCCCTAGAGCATCTCGCAGGAATCGCACCATACTACGAGCCCGCAGACCCTCCTCGAGATCCCAAACCTCCTCAGGGCTGCACAGTGACTCGAGCAGCATACCTCGTACGACACGCAGCTATCAACGCAAACGActtcgactttgaggagTATCTAGAACCATTCCTCCACAAGTTAGGCAACGCAACAGTCGACTGGTCCAAAATACCGCAACTTGCCTTCTTAGCAAACTGGGAGGCCCCATCGTTCGGTGAGCAGGAACTGTTAACGAGAACGGGTAAAGTGGAAGCCGCCCAACTCGGACTCTCCATCTCATACAGGTATCCGAAACTGCGACTACCACAGCGGGTATGGGCTTCAACGGCGGAGCGAACCGTGCAAAGTGCCAGAGGCTTCGTTCGGGGTCTCGAAATGGACGACAATACCATCAACGTAGTCGAGATTCCAgaggggaagaaggctggcGCCGACAGTTTGACACCATATAAGAGTTGTAGCCGCTATGCTGCTGACGCGGGTTCCAAGCAACAAAGCACATATATCAAGACGTACACTGCGCCCATCATCGCTCGTCTCAAGTCTCTTGCCCCAGGATTCAACTTTACGTCTGACGATGTCACGGCGATGCAAGCAATGTGCGGGTACGACACAGTCATCCGCGGCTCGTCGCCATTCTGCTCGACTGAACTCTTCACACCAGACGAGTGGCTGCAGTTCGAGTACGGCCAAGACATTCAGTACCACTACAACACTGGATATGGTAGTCCGTATTCTGGCGTCATTGGCTTCCCGTGGCTTAACAGGACGCTGGACCTCTTGTCTGCTGGCAGCTCTGCCCAAGATCTGTATGTCTCCTTCTCGCATCGCGAGTTGCCGCCGACGGTCCTCGTCGCCATGGGCTTGTTCAACAACAGTGCCTTCTCTGGAGGGAATGATGTCAACGCCACCATGCCTTTGGACCAGATCAATTATAATCGCGCATGGATCTCAAGTCGTATTCTTCCGTTTCTTACGaacattgccattgagcGCATGAACTGTACTTCAAACGGTGGCCACGCAACCACGGAAGACAAAAGTAGCAGTTCGGGTTCCTCTACTACATCGACATATTATCGAGTTCTGCTGAACCAGAGTCCTCAGGTCTTGCCGGGTTGTTTCGACGGTCCTGGACAAAGTTGCTCAGCGGACGGACTAAAAAAGTTTCTGCGGCAGCGAGAAAGCATGTTTCAGGGTTATTCGAAGGTGTGCGGTAACTCTTATGACAATTCGACGGATTCGATCTCGTTTTATACTAATTCCAATAATGGAACTGTTGTGGGGAAGTGA